A genome region from Ottowia testudinis includes the following:
- the rplA gene encoding 50S ribosomal protein L1, which yields MAKLTKKQKALEGKVESTKLYPLADALNLVKEHATAKFDESIDVAVQLGIDAKKSDQVVRGAVVMPNGIGKNKRVAVFAQGAKAEEAKAAGADVVGMDDLAAQVKAGDMPFDVVIAAPDAMRVVGTLGQILGPRGLMPNPKVGTVTPDVATAVKNAKAGQVQFRVDKAGIIHGTIGRRSFDTDKLQGNLAALIEALNKAKPATSKGVYLRKVAVSSTMGVGVRVDTQTISA from the coding sequence ATGGCCAAGTTGACCAAGAAGCAAAAAGCGCTTGAAGGCAAGGTGGAGTCGACCAAGCTGTATCCGCTGGCCGACGCGCTGAACCTGGTGAAGGAACACGCCACCGCCAAGTTCGACGAGTCGATCGACGTCGCCGTTCAGTTGGGCATTGACGCCAAAAAATCCGACCAGGTGGTGCGTGGCGCGGTGGTCATGCCCAATGGCATCGGCAAGAACAAGCGCGTGGCGGTGTTCGCTCAAGGGGCGAAGGCCGAGGAGGCCAAGGCTGCCGGTGCGGACGTGGTTGGCATGGACGATCTGGCTGCCCAGGTGAAGGCCGGCGACATGCCTTTCGACGTTGTGATCGCTGCTCCCGATGCCATGCGGGTGGTGGGCACGCTGGGCCAGATTCTGGGTCCGCGTGGTCTGATGCCGAACCCCAAGGTTGGCACCGTGACGCCGGATGTGGCCACGGCGGTGAAGAACGCCAAGGCTGGTCAGGTGCAGTTCCGTGTCGACAAGGCCGGCATCATCCACGGCACCATCGGCCGCCGTTCGTTCGATACCGACAAACTGCAAGGCAATTTGGCGGCATTGATCGAAGCCCTGAACAAGGCTAAACCGGCCACCAGCAAGGGTGTTTACCTGCGCAAGGTGGCGGTGTCGAGCACCATGGGCGTGGGTGTTCGCGTCGACACGCAGACCATCAGCGCATGA
- the rplK gene encoding 50S ribosomal protein L11 encodes MAKKIVGFIKLQVPAGKANPSPPIGPALGQRGLNIMEFCKAFNAQTQGVEPGLPLPVVITAFADKSFTFIIKTPPANVLIKKAIKLDKGSAKPNTDKVGKITRAQLEEIAKTKMKDMTAADLDAAVRTIAGSARSMGVTVEGV; translated from the coding sequence ATGGCGAAGAAAATCGTCGGCTTCATCAAGCTGCAAGTGCCGGCTGGTAAAGCCAACCCGTCGCCGCCCATTGGCCCCGCATTGGGCCAACGCGGACTGAACATCATGGAGTTCTGCAAGGCGTTTAACGCCCAGACGCAAGGCGTGGAGCCTGGTCTGCCGCTGCCGGTGGTGATCACCGCGTTCGCGGACAAGAGCTTCACCTTCATCATCAAGACGCCGCCCGCGAACGTTTTGATCAAGAAGGCGATCAAGCTGGATAAGGGTTCGGCCAAGCCGAACACCGATAAGGTCGGCAAGATCACCCGCGCCCAGTTGGAAGAGATCGCCAAGACCAAGATGAAGGACATGACCGCCGCCGATCTGGACGCCGCCGTGCGCACGATCGCCGGCTCCGCCCGTTCGATGGGCGTTACGGTGGAGGGCGTGTAA
- the nusG gene encoding transcription termination/antitermination protein NusG, protein MSDAVNQVVEAEAPANPNLKWYVVHAYSGMEKAVERNIVERINRAGMQSKFGRILVPTEEVVEIKNGQKRTTERKFFPGYVLVEMVMDDDTWHLVKHTNKVTGFVGGTRNRPAPISDDDLMKIVNQMQEGTEKPRHKVEFEVGEYVRVKEGPFTDFNGTVEEVNYEKSKVRVSVTIFGRATPVELEFSQVEKT, encoded by the coding sequence ATGAGCGACGCTGTGAACCAAGTGGTAGAGGCTGAGGCCCCGGCCAATCCTAATTTGAAGTGGTATGTCGTCCATGCCTATTCGGGCATGGAGAAGGCGGTCGAGCGCAATATTGTCGAGCGCATCAACCGCGCTGGCATGCAATCCAAGTTCGGCCGCATCCTGGTGCCCACCGAAGAGGTGGTCGAGATCAAAAACGGCCAGAAGCGCACCACCGAGCGCAAGTTCTTCCCCGGCTATGTGTTGGTGGAGATGGTGATGGACGACGACACCTGGCATCTGGTGAAACATACCAACAAGGTGACGGGGTTCGTGGGGGGCACGCGCAACCGGCCGGCACCCATTTCGGACGACGATCTGATGAAGATCGTCAACCAGATGCAGGAAGGCACCGAGAAGCCGCGTCACAAGGTGGAGTTCGAGGTGGGCGAGTACGTGCGAGTCAAGGAAGGCCCATTTACCGACTTCAACGGCACGGTCGAAGAAGTCAATTACGAGAAGAGCAAGGTACGGGTGTCCGTCACGATCTTCGGGCGCGCCACGCCGGTAGAACTGGAGTTCAGTCAGGTTGAAAAAACCTGA